A DNA window from Ranitomeya imitator isolate aRanImi1 chromosome 2, aRanImi1.pri, whole genome shotgun sequence contains the following coding sequences:
- the LOC138667899 gene encoding uncharacterized protein produces MAAMGEEWYKQLKKDTRIALCGVWQIDTTNKNKGQLVAALVQRETGQSPVALEEFPTDDRDGRRQLIQQYRQEAQAQRGEREARAEREAQAHRAERQAQREYELEMLRQGVMPSSARSREPSSAQIPKPRPDHFPVMEKDGDLDTFLRAFEKACRQYQLPTDEWARYLTPGLRGKALEAFAALSQEQDGDYEAIKQALVAKYQLTPEVYRRKFRNLQRGHHDSYSDVAHGLVTHFEQWTKGLSVPTFAQLRDLMIKDQFLHLSPAEVRQFVMDREPKDVTKAAQIADAYESNRRLEVR; encoded by the exons atggctgcaatGGGAGAAGAGTGGTATAAGCAACTTAAGAAAGACACTCGTATTGCCCTGTGCGGGGTGTGGCAGATCGACACCACGAACAAAAACAAAGGCCAACTGGTCGCGGCTCTGGTGCAACGGGAAACCGGCCAGAGCCCAGTAG CCTtggaagaattccccactgacgaccgtgatggacgtcggcagctgattcagcaataccggcaggaggcccaggcccagcgaggcgagcgagaggcccgagccgagcgggaggcccaGGCCCACCGAgctgagcgccaagcccagcgagaatatgaactggagatgctccggcagggggtgatgccctcctccgcccggagccgtgagcccagcagcgctcagataccgaagccccggcccgatcactttcctgttatggaaaaggacggggacttggacacttttctgcgggcctttgagaaagcctgcagacagtaccagctgcctacagatgaatgggcacgatacctgacaccagggctgagaggcaaagctctcgaggcgtttgctgccctctctcaagaacaagatggtgactatgaggccatcaagcaggccctggtagcaaagtaccagcttacacctgaggtttaccgtagaaagttccggaacctccaacgtggccaccacgacagttacagtgatgtggcacatggactggTGACCCACTTTGAGCAGTGGACCAAAGGACTGTCAGtgcccacctttgcacagctgcgagacctgatgatcaaagaccagttcttacatcttagcccagctgaggtgcgacagttcgtgatggacagagaacccaaagacgtgacgaaagcagcgcaaattgccgatgcctatgagtccAACCGTAGATTGGAAGTGCGGTAG